GTCTGAACCAATCAGCATCAGCTCAGTGACTCCCTTGGTGAAGAGCGCTTCTAGCTGTGCTGGTATCTCCATGAACCCCATGCTTCAGCTAAAGAGAAGTGGATGTGGGGCTCAAAGAAAGTCTGTGGAAAATAAAAGGGGCGGCAGGTTTGGGGGAAACCTGCCGCCGGGCGGTGCAAACATGGGGGGACGTTGCACCGCGGCTGAACTAGTCAGCAATCAAGATTCTATGCGGAAAAACGAACATTTTGTCCCCCTTTTGGGGATTTTCAAAAAAAGTAATCCCATGAATGCGGAACCGAGTGCAAGAAATGCAGTGAATTTCTGGCATTATGAAGCCGTCAACACCTGGAGGACAATGATGTCTGTTGCACCTGAAATAGAGAATTTGCTGCACGAAACAAGGCGTTTCGCACCAAGTTCAGAGTTCGTGGCCGATGCGATTGCAAAGCCTGAACTGTATGAAAAAGCCAAAACTGATCGGCTCCAGTTTTGGGCAGAACAAGCCAATGAACTTCACTGGCACAAACCCTTCACCCAAGTCTTGGATTGGTCCAATACACCATTTGCCAAGTGGTTCCACGATGGTGAAATCAACGTCAGCTACAACTGCCTAGATCGCCACGTTGAGGCCGGTTGGGGAAAGCGCGTAGCGCTGTTCTTCGAGGGCGAGCCCGGCGATAGCAAGGTCTACACATACTTAGACCTACTCATTGAGGTCAAAAAGGCAGCCAACGTGCTGTTGAAACTGGGTGTTCAACCCGGTGACCGAGTCGCCATTTACATGCCAATGATTCCTGAGGCAATCATTGCGATGCAGGCCGTTGCCCGCGTGGGTGCTGTGCACTCGGTTGTCTTTGGTGGCTTCTCTGCCGACTCTCTGGCTGCTCGCATCGAGGACGCAGAGGCAAAATTAGTCATCACTGCCGACGGAGGATTCCGCAAGGGTAAGGCATCACCGCTCAAGCCAGCGGTAGACGAGGCCCTCTCCGGTGGCAAGTGCCAGACCGTTGAGAATGTGTTGGTCGTGAAGCGAACCGGAAATGATGTCGACTGGACTTCCGGCCGCGACATGTGGTGGCACGAGGAGCTTGGTGCGGTAGAGACCGAGCACGTTGCGCAGGGCTTCAACGCCGAACACCCACTCTTCATTCTTTACACCTCGGGCACCACCGGTAAGCCAAAAGGTATCTTGCACACCACCGGTGGTTACCTCACTCAAGCGGGCTATACCCATCGAAACGTCTTCGATCTTCACCCAGGTCAAGACATCTACTGGTGCACCGCAGATGTCGGCTGGATCACCGGTCACTCATACGTTGCATATGGCCCGCTTGCAAACGGGGCCACTCAGGTTATCTACGAGGGCACCCCAGACTCCCCTGACTGGGGCAGATGGTGGGACATCGTTCAGAAGTACCACGTCTCAATCCTTTACACCGCACCAACTGCTATTCGCAGCTTCATGAAGATTGGCCGCTCCGTGACCACCCACTACGACCTGAGTTCAATCAGAGTGCTGGGCAGCGTTGGCGAGCCAATCAACCCTGAGGCTTGGATGTGGTACCGCGATGTGATCGGAGGCAACAAGGCTCCGATTGTGGATACCTGGTGGCAAACCGAAACCGGCGCAATCATGATTTCACCGCTACCAGGCATCACTGCAACCAAGCCAGGTAGCGCCCAGGTTGCACTGCCCGGTATCGAGATGGCGGTCATTGACGACGATGGCAACAAGGTCGGTGCCGGACACGGCGGCTACCTAACCATCACCGAGCCATGGCCTTCAATGCTCCGCGGTATCTGGGGTGACCCAGAACGCTACAAGGAGACCTACTGGTCTCGTTTTGAGGGCAAGTACTTTGCAGGCGACGGGGCCAAGCTCGACGAGGATGGTGATTTGTGGCTTTTGGGCCGCGTTGACGATGTGATGAATGTCTCAGGTCACCGACTTTCGACCGCAGAGATTGAATCCGCATTGGTCTCTCACCCATTCGTAGCTGAAGCTGCTGTGGTAGGAGCCAAGGATGAGACCACCGGTCAAGCGGTAGTTGCGTTTGTGATCCTGCGCCGCAGCCACATGGATGAAATTGGTAGCGATGCCGACACCTCAAAGATCCTGCGTGACCATGTCGCGAAGGAGATCGGTCCAATCGCAAAGCCGAGAACCATCTTTGTCGTAAGTGAACTACCAAAGACTCGCTCCGGCAAGATCATGCGTCGTCTGCTTCGTGATGTTGCTGAAGACAGACCGATCGGTGATGTCACCACGCTGGCCGACACCTCAGTGATGGACACCATTACCGGCCGCATCAACGCAGGTGCTAACGACTAGGTTCCAGCTAAAGGAAAAACCGCCGGTCTTCTGACCGGCGGTTTTCTTTTTGCTATTCGAATTCGACGATTAGTTCAACCTCTACTGGGGCGTCAAGCGGCAAAGAGGCAACGCCAACAGCACTTCGGGCGTGCTTTCCTGACTCACCAAACACTGCACCGAGAAACTCAGAAGCTCCGTTTAGAACGCCTGGCTGACCTGTGAAGTCTGGGGTTGATGCCACAAAACCAACCACCTTGACCACGCGCTTCACGCGGTCGAGATCACCAATGACGCTCTTGACCGCAGCCAAAGCGTTTATCGCGCATCGCTGCGCAATTTCCTTGGCAAACTCTGGGGAAATCTCTTCGCCAACTTTTCCGGTCGCCATCAGCTGACCGTCAACCAAAGGAATTTGACCGGCAGTAAACACCAAGTTCCCGGAAACAATGGCAGGGACGTACGCTCCCGCTGGAGTTGCAACTGGAGGCAGACTCAGCCCGAGTGCTGCGATCTTGCTCTCTACCGACATCTACTGGGCCTCTCTTTTAAAGAATGCAATAAGTCCACCCTGAGGCCCGGTTGTGATCTGAACCAACTCCCAGCCCTGAGCGCCCCAGGTGTTGAGAATCTGGGTTTCTTTGTGCAAAAGAAGTGGTGTGGTGACGTATTCCCACTTGGTCATTTTCAGCTCCGTTTCAGCCTGCAAAAGGTAACCTAGAGTCTATGTCCGCAAAGCGCCCCTCAACTGCATCGAACATTTTCAAGTTCGGCATTCTCAGCGCGGTAGCGGGTGTTCTATCGGTTGCAATCCTGGCTCCCGCCATCGCGGTCGCAGGTGCAGTTGGAACCGCCGGCGTTAGCGCATTTGAGTCGCTGCCGGCTTACATCAAACCGGTCAACGCTTCCCAAGCTTCAAATATCTATGCGCTGCGCGATGGCAAGCCGGAAAAGATAGCCACCTTCTTCCACGAAAACCGCGTTGAGGTTCCATTTGAGGAGATGTCGGAAAACCTGATCAACGCAGTTATTTCGGTTGAGGACCCTCGGTTTTACCAGCACGGTGGCGTGGACATCATTTCGCTACTTCGTGCGACGTTGACCAACCTCGCCACCTTCGGCGAAGGTCCTGGAGCATCCACCATCACAATGCAATACGTGCGTCAATCGCAGGTAGAGGCCGCCAATCTCTCGGGCGACGCAGAGGCAATTGCGGCTGCGACCGAGGTGACCATTGAGCGCAAGCTCAAAGAGATTCGCCTAGCCATCGCACTAGAAAACCAAGTTTCAAAAAAGGACATCCTGGCCGGTTATCTAAACCTCGTCTTTTTGGGCAACCAAATCAACGGTGTTGAAACCGCATCACAGTATTACTTCGGCACCAGTGCTAAGAACCTGACTGTTCCTCAGGCTGCCTACTTGGCAGCCATGCTCAAATCTCCAAACGACTACAAGCCAGACGAGGCTGACAATCTAGAGCGCGGTATTGGTCGTCGCAACTACGTAATTCAGGCCATGGCCGATGAGGGGTACCTCACCCAGGAACAAGCCGACACCTATAAAGCCGCTCCGGTTCAGACCAAGATCACCAAGTCCAAGCAGGGCTGCGAGGCAAACCAGACCACTGCCTTCTTCTGTGATTTCACGGTTTGGACTATTCGCAACTCGCAGGAGTTTGGCTTCAGCTCGGAAGAGCGTGAGATGCTGCTTCGCCGCGGTGGTCTTGAGATCTACACCACCTTGGATCTAGATGTTCAGCAGGCTGCATTCGAAGCCAGCATGGAACTTCTTCCACCTGATAACGAGTGGTCTTTTGGAACCGCTTCGGTATCAGTGGAAAGCGGCACCGGGCGAGTAATTGCAATGGCACAAAACCGCTACTTCGATCAAAGCGACACCCCGGCTCCCGGTCGGACCAGCGTTAACTTCAACACTGACAAGCCCTATGGTGGCTCATCCGGATTCCAACCAGGATCTACCTACAAGATTTTTACCCTAGCCGAATGGCTGAAAAACGGTGGCACGTTGGGTGACATTGTGGATGGTCGCATCTACAACGGTGAAGACGTCGATCAAAACGGCGAGATTGACAAGGTCAAGATTTGGGACGTTGCCAGGGAGTTCAGGGCAAGTTGTGGAGATGTTGTTGGCTTCTGGGAAGTAAACAACTCCGGCGATAAAACCATCAACGAGATCAGTGTTGCGAAGGCAGTAGTCACTTCGCAGAACACTGCATTTGCAGCCATGGCATCAAAGGTTGACCTTTGTGCAATTCGCGATACCGCTAAGGCCTTTGGTGTTCACAGAGCCGATGGTCAGGAGCTTTTGTATGTTCCAGCAACCATTTTGGGCACGAACGAAATTGCTCCACTAACCATGGCTGCTGCATATGCAGCACTTGCCAACAACGGTGTCTACTGCTCTCCAGTTGCAATCGACAAGGTCGTGCTTCGCAAGACTGGTGAATCGCTTCCAATTCCGCAAACCGCTTGTTCCCAGGCGGTGACCCCAGACATCGCAGCCGCAATGACTCACGCACTTCGCGCTGTGATGACCGGTGGAACCGGTACTGCCGCAAATCCAAACGATGGTACACCGCTAGCTGGTAAAACCGGTACGACAGACAACAGAATCCACACTTGGATGTCGGGTTACTCCTCCAAAGTCGCTACCTCTACCTGGGTGGGCAACGTCTCGGGACTCACAACACAGTCCGGCAAGAGCGTTGATGGTCTTGCGGTTTCCAGCGTTCGCCATGCCGTTTGGAAGCGAATCATGACGGTCGTCAACGGCAAGTATCAAGGAGACCCATTCCCCGCCGCTGATCCAAAATTCATCGCCGCAACACAATTGGTGGTTCCGAATGTTGCGACTTTCACTCCAGAGAGTGCGAAGACTCAGCTGATTGCCGATGGTTTCAACGTGCAGCTAATTTCTAATTCCGTTGCCTCTGCAGCGCCGGCAGGAACCATCGCCTACACCAAGCCAGCAATCGGCTCTACTGCTACCAAGGGTTCAATCATCAAGCTCTACGTCTCAGCCGGTGGCCGAGTTTCGGTTCCGATCGTCAAGGGGCTCAGCATCGAAGAGGCATCCGCTTCGCTTCAGGCGCTTGGACTAACAGTCACATTGCCACAGCCTTCCCAGACCAACCTTCTAAAGTGCGACCCAGCACTACCGAACGGTGTTGCCTATGGCACGAACCCTGAGGCGGGTAAGGCGGTCTCTCCGTCCAGCGCAATAGTTCTGATTCCAAACACATGTGGCTAACCTCACACGCCGGTCCATTTAGGCTCAACCGACTGAGTATTGCTGGAATCTCACATCAGCCAATTCGGGTGCTACACATTTCGGACCTACACTTTGCCCCTGGTCAAAACAAAAAAGCCGAGTTTCTAAAGCAACTAGCTGAATTAGAGCCAGATTTGGTTATCAACACTGGCGACAACCTCGGTCACAAAGACGCTATCAACCCTGCCCTTTCGGCCCTCGGGCCACTGGCAAAGTTTCCTGGAGTCTTTGTAAATGGCTCCAATGATTACCGATCACCTGAGCTCAAGAATCCATTTCGCTACTTTGTTGCACCATCCAAGGTCCCCGAAAGACGAGACATCGACACCGCTAGATTCACAACCGAACTAGAAAACTTTGGTTGGCTGAATCTCAATAACCACTCCGGGAAGCTTGATATTGCCGGAAAAACGATTGGATTTATCGGGGTCGACGATCCGCATGAAAACTTGGATGACCTGGATTCACTTGATGCTCAGGTCAAAGAGATTGCGGATGCAGATTTGACCCTCGGTATCGCTCATGCGCCATACCTTCGAGTTCTGGAGGCAATGACCAAATCCGGAGCGAGCATGATCTTTGCCGGTCACACACATGGTGGGCAGCTATGTCTTCCCGGACAAAGAGCACTGGTTTCAAACTGCGATCTTCCAACTGAATACGCGTCTGGGCTTTCGGGTTGGCAGTTCGGCGATAAAGAGTCAATACTTCATGTCAGCGCAGGACTGGGCTGTTCAATTTACGCTCCGGTGAGGCTTTTCTGCCCACCGCAGGCAACACTTATCGAACTGAACTAAGCAAGCTCCTGAGCCACAAGCTCAGCGATCTCGTAGGTGTTCAGAGCAGCTCCCTTGCGAAGGTTGTCGCCAACCACAAACAGGTCAATGGTGTTCGGGAAATCCTCAGCCTGACGGATGCGACCGACAAAGGTTGGATCCTGACCGGCAACGTGAGCTGGGGTTGGGTAAACACCATTAGCTGGGTCATCCATCACCACTACTGTTGGCTGAGCCTCAAGCTCTGCCCTCACTTCATCGACGGTGATTGGCTTAGCAAAGGTTGCGTGAACTGCAAGCGAGTGAGAAACCTGAACCGGAACACGAACACAGGTTGCCGCCACCTTTAGGTCCTTGATACCCAGGATCTTGCGAGACTCATTGCGAACCTTTAGCTCCTCAGAGGTGTGACCACCGTCTTTCAGGCTGCCGGCAACTGGAATCACATTTAGCGCAATCGGGGTTGCCCATGGTGAGTCAGCCTGAGAAACACCCTGAGCATCCAAGGTCTTGGCAACCGAGTCGGTGCTCAAACCTGCAGCTGGGTTGGTTGCGACAGCGGCAATCTCGGCCTGCAGGCGATCAATACCAGGTGCACCAGCGCCTGATACCGCCTGATAGCTCGAGACCACAAGCTCGGTGAGCTGCCACTTTGCGTGCAATGCACCAAGTGCGGCCATCATGGTCAAAGTCGTGCAGTTTGGGTTTGCGATGATGCCGAGTGGTCGAGACTTTGCAGCAAATGGGTTCACCTCAGGCACCACAAGCGGAACCTCTGGGTTCATGCGGAATGCCGCAGAGTTGTCAACGCAAACCACTCCCTTGGCAGCTGCAATTGGAGCCCAAACCTCAGAAACCTCATCTGGAACATCGAACATGGCGATGTCAATTCCATCGAACGCCTCTTCGGAGAGAGCGACCACGGTGTGGGGCTTTCCGTGAACCATGATCTCCTTGCCCGCAGAGCGAGCCGAGGCAATCAGGCGAATCTCTCCCCAGATGTTTTCACGGGAGTTGATGATGTCGATCATTACGGTACCGACGGCACCGGTTGCACCAACGAGAGCGAGGTTTGGCTTGGACATCAATTACCTTCCGGTTCCGGCGTAGACCACAGCGGTGTCAGCTGCGTCTAGCTCAAAAGCTGAGTGGACAATACGGGTGGCTTCCTTGAGCTGGTCGGCTCTGGTGACAACCGAGATGCGAATTTCTGAGGTGGAGATCATCTCGATGTTGATCCCGGCTCGAGCCAGTGCACCAAAGAGCTTGGCCGAGACTCCCGATGAGGTCTTCATACCCGCACCAACGATTGACAGCTTTCCGATCTCATCGTCATAGGTAACGTCCTTGAAGCCGACTTCACTCTGCTCGGTCTTTAGCGCTTCCACCACACGGTGACGATCAGCGTGAGGGAGGGTGAAAGAAATGTCACTTAAGTGAGTCTCGGTGGTGGAGACGTTCTGAACAATCATGTCGATGTTTGCGCCAGCCTCTGCCACGATCTGGAACAGCTCGGCCGCCTTGCCTGGACGGTCTGGAATACCAATCACAGTGATCTTGGACTGAGTGTCATCTGCTGCAACACCTGAAACTACTGGCTCTTCCATGTCATCTCCTGGATTGGTGGTGTAAACGAGGGTGCCCGGGTCGAGGCTGAAAGTTGAACGAACGCGAAGTGGAACCTGGTGGCGGCGAGCAAACTCAACGGCACGAATGTAAAGAATCTTCGCTCCCGAGGAAGAAAGCTCAAGCATCGAGTCGATGTCGATTTGGGCTAGCTTGTGAGCTCTTGGGACAACACGAGGATCCGCAGTGTAGACACCGTCAACGTCTGAGTAAATCTCACAAACATCAGCCTTGAGCGCTGCTGCTAGCGCAACAGCAGTGGTGTCAGAGCCACCTCTACCCAATGTGGTTACATCTCCAGATTCAAAACTGAAGCCCTGAAAACCTGCAACGATTGCAATCTCACCCTGGTCCAAGGTTTCGCGAATTCGAGTTGGTTCGATCTTCCAAATCCGAGCTGAACCGTGAACGTTGTCAGTTGAGATTCCTGCTTGGAAACCGGTGAAGGACTTGGCCTTGCCGCCCATTTCCTGAATTGCCATGGCTAGCAGCGACATCGAGATTCGCTCACCAGCGGTGAGCAGCATGTCCATCTCGCGAGATTGACGACGGGTGGAGACCGAGTCGGCTAGGTCAATTAGTTCATCGGTGGTGTCACCCATGGCGGAGACCACAACACACACCTGGTGACCAGCAGCTTGGGTCTCTAGAACGCGGTTAGCGACGTGCTTGATCTTCTCGGCATCTGCTACAGATGAACCGCCGAACTTTTGCACGATTAGCGCCAACGGACACTCCTCAAGAAATTTGTGGGGATTGCTGCCGCCAGTGGCATTCAGAGCATTCTAGTTGACTCGACGCCTGCCCTCAAAGGCCCGACCCAAGGTCATATCATCGGCGTATTCCAGATCTCCACCGACTGGCAATCCAGATGCCAGCTTGGTGACATTGATTTCCATAGTGCCAAGCATTCTCGAGAGATAGGTCGCGGTGGCCTCACCCTCAAGATTTGGGTTGGTTGCCAAGATCACTTCGCGAATCAGAGGATCCGCCAAGCGCTTCATCAAATCCTTGATTCTGAGCTGATCAGGGCCGATTCCGGCAATCGGGGAAATCGCTCCGCCCAGCACATGGTAGAGACCTCGGTACTCTCTGGTGCGCTCGATTGCGGCTATGTCCTTGGACTCCTCAACTACACAGATCAGCCCCAGATCACGTTTTGGATCGGAGCAGATGGAGCAGCGAATCTCCTGCGAGATATTTCCGCAGAGCTCACAGAACTTAACCTTGGCCTTCGCCTCAACAACCACCTCAGCCAATCGATTGGCAACCTCAACCTCAGCCTCGATTAGGTGAAAAGCAATTCGCTGCGCGGACTTTGGTCCAACTCCGGGCAATCTGCCCAGCTCATCAATCAGATCCTGGATAACGCCTTCGTACATTACTGCTCATCCCTTAGTGGCTGAGCACCGAGCATTTCGCGCAGCATGAACTCGCCTGACTTCTCCGTCTCAACTGGAGGAAGGGTCTGAATCACTTCGGTGACTTCCTCCTCGCGTTCTTCCTCTGAGACAAACTCGTCTGGCTCGGAAGGCTCAATTACTGGGGCCTTTGGAGCAACCGAAGGTGCATCGGCAACCTTTGCCTTGTACTTCACTCGAACCCCGTAGGTCTCGAGGATTACTTGGCGGAGCACCTCGGATGCGCCTTGCGAGTTCTTGAAGGCGTCGACATCTTTTTGACTCTGGAATAGGAGAGTCAGCACTTCATCTTGGTAATCCAAAACTTTGGTGGTGAAGGCCACTGCCCAGGCAGATCGTGACTGCTTGGCAAGTGAATTGAGAATGTCTTGCCAACCGTTTTTGAAAGTAGCAACTGTGATTGTGCCGGACGTAGATGGCTTTGGATCAGCAGCAGCTGCAGCTGGCGCTACAGCCTCTACCTTGGCAGGCTGCGGCTTTCTATCCTCGTCTCGCGGTGCCTCAACCAGCTTGGTGATTGACTCAACCTTCGGTGCAGGTGCCGCCAGCTTTGG
The genomic region above belongs to Aquiluna sp. KACHI24 and contains:
- a CDS encoding metallophosphoesterase encodes the protein MWLTSHAGPFRLNRLSIAGISHQPIRVLHISDLHFAPGQNKKAEFLKQLAELEPDLVINTGDNLGHKDAINPALSALGPLAKFPGVFVNGSNDYRSPELKNPFRYFVAPSKVPERRDIDTARFTTELENFGWLNLNNHSGKLDIAGKTIGFIGVDDPHENLDDLDSLDAQVKEIADADLTLGIAHAPYLRVLEAMTKSGASMIFAGHTHGGQLCLPGQRALVSNCDLPTEYASGLSGWQFGDKESILHVSAGLGCSIYAPVRLFCPPQATLIELN
- a CDS encoding aspartate-semialdehyde dehydrogenase, which gives rise to MSKPNLALVGATGAVGTVMIDIINSRENIWGEIRLIASARSAGKEIMVHGKPHTVVALSEEAFDGIDIAMFDVPDEVSEVWAPIAAAKGVVCVDNSAAFRMNPEVPLVVPEVNPFAAKSRPLGIIANPNCTTLTMMAALGALHAKWQLTELVVSSYQAVSGAGAPGIDRLQAEIAAVATNPAAGLSTDSVAKTLDAQGVSQADSPWATPIALNVIPVAGSLKDGGHTSEELKVRNESRKILGIKDLKVAATCVRVPVQVSHSLAVHATFAKPITVDEVRAELEAQPTVVVMDDPANGVYPTPAHVAGQDPTFVGRIRQAEDFPNTIDLFVVGDNLRKGAALNTYEIAELVAQELA
- a CDS encoding transglycosylase domain-containing protein, whose product is MSAKRPSTASNIFKFGILSAVAGVLSVAILAPAIAVAGAVGTAGVSAFESLPAYIKPVNASQASNIYALRDGKPEKIATFFHENRVEVPFEEMSENLINAVISVEDPRFYQHGGVDIISLLRATLTNLATFGEGPGASTITMQYVRQSQVEAANLSGDAEAIAAATEVTIERKLKEIRLAIALENQVSKKDILAGYLNLVFLGNQINGVETASQYYFGTSAKNLTVPQAAYLAAMLKSPNDYKPDEADNLERGIGRRNYVIQAMADEGYLTQEQADTYKAAPVQTKITKSKQGCEANQTTAFFCDFTVWTIRNSQEFGFSSEEREMLLRRGGLEIYTTLDLDVQQAAFEASMELLPPDNEWSFGTASVSVESGTGRVIAMAQNRYFDQSDTPAPGRTSVNFNTDKPYGGSSGFQPGSTYKIFTLAEWLKNGGTLGDIVDGRIYNGEDVDQNGEIDKVKIWDVAREFRASCGDVVGFWEVNNSGDKTINEISVAKAVVTSQNTAFAAMASKVDLCAIRDTAKAFGVHRADGQELLYVPATILGTNEIAPLTMAAAYAALANNGVYCSPVAIDKVVLRKTGESLPIPQTACSQAVTPDIAAAMTHALRAVMTGGTGTAANPNDGTPLAGKTGTTDNRIHTWMSGYSSKVATSTWVGNVSGLTTQSGKSVDGLAVSSVRHAVWKRIMTVVNGKYQGDPFPAADPKFIAATQLVVPNVATFTPESAKTQLIADGFNVQLISNSVASAAPAGTIAYTKPAIGSTATKGSIIKLYVSAGGRVSVPIVKGLSIEEASASLQALGLTVTLPQPSQTNLLKCDPALPNGVAYGTNPEAGKAVSPSSAIVLIPNTCG
- the recR gene encoding recombination mediator RecR, with product MYEGVIQDLIDELGRLPGVGPKSAQRIAFHLIEAEVEVANRLAEVVVEAKAKVKFCELCGNISQEIRCSICSDPKRDLGLICVVEESKDIAAIERTREYRGLYHVLGGAISPIAGIGPDQLRIKDLMKRLADPLIREVILATNPNLEGEATATYLSRMLGTMEINVTKLASGLPVGGDLEYADDMTLGRAFEGRRRVN
- a CDS encoding DUF4177 domain-containing protein, whose amino-acid sequence is MTKWEYVTTPLLLHKETQILNTWGAQGWELVQITTGPQGGLIAFFKREAQ
- a CDS encoding RidA family protein; protein product: MSVESKIAALGLSLPPVATPAGAYVPAIVSGNLVFTAGQIPLVDGQLMATGKVGEEISPEFAKEIAQRCAINALAAVKSVIGDLDRVKRVVKVVGFVASTPDFTGQPGVLNGASEFLGAVFGESGKHARSAVGVASLPLDAPVEVELIVEFE
- the acs gene encoding acetate--CoA ligase, with product MSVAPEIENLLHETRRFAPSSEFVADAIAKPELYEKAKTDRLQFWAEQANELHWHKPFTQVLDWSNTPFAKWFHDGEINVSYNCLDRHVEAGWGKRVALFFEGEPGDSKVYTYLDLLIEVKKAANVLLKLGVQPGDRVAIYMPMIPEAIIAMQAVARVGAVHSVVFGGFSADSLAARIEDAEAKLVITADGGFRKGKASPLKPAVDEALSGGKCQTVENVLVVKRTGNDVDWTSGRDMWWHEELGAVETEHVAQGFNAEHPLFILYTSGTTGKPKGILHTTGGYLTQAGYTHRNVFDLHPGQDIYWCTADVGWITGHSYVAYGPLANGATQVIYEGTPDSPDWGRWWDIVQKYHVSILYTAPTAIRSFMKIGRSVTTHYDLSSIRVLGSVGEPINPEAWMWYRDVIGGNKAPIVDTWWQTETGAIMISPLPGITATKPGSAQVALPGIEMAVIDDDGNKVGAGHGGYLTITEPWPSMLRGIWGDPERYKETYWSRFEGKYFAGDGAKLDEDGDLWLLGRVDDVMNVSGHRLSTAEIESALVSHPFVAEAAVVGAKDETTGQAVVAFVILRRSHMDEIGSDADTSKILRDHVAKEIGPIAKPRTIFVVSELPKTRSGKIMRRLLRDVAEDRPIGDVTTLADTSVMDTITGRINAGAND
- a CDS encoding aspartate kinase yields the protein MALIVQKFGGSSVADAEKIKHVANRVLETQAAGHQVCVVVSAMGDTTDELIDLADSVSTRRQSREMDMLLTAGERISMSLLAMAIQEMGGKAKSFTGFQAGISTDNVHGSARIWKIEPTRIRETLDQGEIAIVAGFQGFSFESGDVTTLGRGGSDTTAVALAAALKADVCEIYSDVDGVYTADPRVVPRAHKLAQIDIDSMLELSSSGAKILYIRAVEFARRHQVPLRVRSTFSLDPGTLVYTTNPGDDMEEPVVSGVAADDTQSKITVIGIPDRPGKAAELFQIVAEAGANIDMIVQNVSTTETHLSDISFTLPHADRHRVVEALKTEQSEVGFKDVTYDDEIGKLSIVGAGMKTSSGVSAKLFGALARAGINIEMISTSEIRISVVTRADQLKEATRIVHSAFELDAADTAVVYAGTGR